Genomic DNA from Terriglobales bacterium:
CCGCGGCGAAAACAGCTTTTGCTGCAACGAAGGAACCAGGTCCGTACCCCCGGCGACAATCTGAATCTCACCCGCATGCCGAGCGAGCGTGTCGAGTGCCTCACTCAGAGTTTTCGCCCGGAGAAGATGAAATTCTGGAAGGCTCATTCGGGCCCCCCGGAATCGGCCGCGCGCGAATACGATGACCGCGCGGGATCCTGCTCATGCCGCACCGGACCCTTGCCCTGAAACCAGAGAGCGCCGCCGTGTTCGCGGAACGACTGCGGTTTGGTCGGATCGGCGCCCTCCGTGAGATTGATCTTCTTCGCGTTTTTCTGGGTACGAAGCGCCGCTAGCACGCGCTCGGGCGTGAAAGGCGCCTCACGCAGGCGGATGCCGACTGCATCGTAGATGGCGTTCGAGATTGCGGGAATGGTTGCGGCCAGCGATCCTTCACCAGCCTCCTTGGCGCCAAAGGGACCTTCAGGATCGATGCTCTCCACGATGATGGTTTCTATTTCAGGCGACTCGATGGAAGAAGGCGAGCGATATTCCAATAGACCGGGATTCATCAGCAGGCCATCTTTCCAGATCATCTCCTCCTGCAGCGCCTGGCCCAGGCCCATCCACACCGAGCCCACCACCTGGCCTTCAACCGCCACCGGATTCAGAGCGCGGCCGCAGTCGTGTGCTGCCCATATCTTGTGAACGGTGACCTGGCCCGTATCCTCGTCCACACTGACTTCCGCTACCTGCGCAGAATATGAATAGGCAGGAGACGGCCCCACTCCTGCGCCCTTGAAACTTCCACCGCGCGAATCAACCGGAGGAGCGTAGGAACCCGTGCCGGTGAGGGCGCCGCTGAAATCAATGGCCGCAACCACCGCTTCCTCGAAGGTGATGTAATCCCGTGAAGCCTGGTCATCTTTCTTGCGCTGCTGCTGCAGCGATCCCCGCAGGATCTGGCCCTCCACCCGCCCGTGCACCAGTTGCGCCGTACGACCATGCTCAGCGGCAACTTCAGAGGCAACGCGCGATTCGGACCCACGCCGGAAAATTACGTCATAGCGAAAAATCAGATCATCCGCCAGACAACCCAGCTTTCTCGCCGCGGCAGCGATGAGCTTGTGCTTCACATCCTGCGCAGCTTTCAGCGCAGCGTTGCCGGACATGAGAGTGACGCGGCTGGAGTACGAACCGAGATCAATGGGCGTAAGATCTGTATCAGCCGCAATCACCTTAACGCGCGACAGCGTGCACCCAAGAACCTCAGCAACGATCTGTGCAGTCATGGTGTCGGATCCCTGACCAATCTCGGCCGCACCGGTGTAGACGACCACACCACCGTCGCGATCGATTTTGATGTTCACCGTGGAGTGGGGCATGTCGGACTTGATGATGGAGTTGGCGGCGCCGCTCACGTAATGACTGCATGCCAGGCCTAGACCGCGGCCGCGCCCTAACTTGCCCCGGCGCGTGCTCCATTGTGAGCGATCCACTACTTTCTCGATACACTCTGGCAGGCCGTAACTCAAGACCCGAA
This window encodes:
- a CDS encoding molybdopterin cofactor-binding domain-containing protein, which translates into the protein MNDQFSIIGKPIAMVDAAEKTTGHGKYTDDLSLPGMLVGKILHSPHPHARIRHIDTTRALALPGVVAVVTGHDAPTSYGILPIGHDEHALCTDKVRYVGDNVACVAAVDETTAERALELIEVDYELLPAYFDPEESMKAETDLIHEKRPHNIEKDYHHVFGEPERGFAEAEYVAEVRYLANEVTHAAMEPHSTLASFELDPHTGKFGRLTVWSSTQVPYYLQHKLSLVLDMPMSQIRVIKPLVGGGFGGKSEVIPLEIIAAVAARAAKAPVKITYTREEVFWAHRGRPRTIIDLKTGVKNDGRITAVAARVVQDGGGYCSYGPVTILYSGALLGALYDIPNVKYDGYRVLTNKPACGAMRGHGTVNVRFGFESQLDEIAAALKLDPADLRRRNLLKPPCITVNQLRVLSYGLPECIEKVVDRSQWSTRRGKLGRGRGLGLACSHYVSGAANSIIKSDMPHSTVNIKIDRDGGVVVYTGAAEIGQGSDTMTAQIVAEVLGCTLSRVKVIAADTDLTPIDLGSYSSRVTLMSGNAALKAAQDVKHKLIAAAARKLGCLADDLIFRYDVIFRRGSESRVASEVAAEHGRTAQLVHGRVEGQILRGSLQQQRKKDDQASRDYITFEEAVVAAIDFSGALTGTGSYAPPVDSRGGSFKGAGVGPSPAYSYSAQVAEVSVDEDTGQVTVHKIWAAHDCGRALNPVAVEGQVVGSVWMGLGQALQEEMIWKDGLLMNPGLLEYRSPSSIESPEIETIIVESIDPEGPFGAKEAGEGSLAATIPAISNAIYDAVGIRLREAPFTPERVLAALRTQKNAKKINLTEGADPTKPQSFREHGGALWFQGKGPVRHEQDPARSSYSRAADSGGPE